The stretch of DNA GCGTTACCGCGAGCATTTGTGGCAAATGACTGACCACAGCAGCGATTTCGTCGTGTTCCGCTGGCGTTAAAAATAAAACACTTGCGCCAATTATTTCAATGATCCCTACATACTTTTTTACTAGATCATCAGAAGCTGAGTGATTGGTGAGGACATAAATAGCATTCTCAAAAAGAAAAGGGTCTATATGATCCAGGCCGGTTTTTTCCGACCCAGCCATCGGGTGGCCTCCCAAAAAGTAAACATTCGCGGGAAGATGTTCTCCTGCTGTTTCAACAATCGCTCTTTTTGTACTACCGACATCGGTGATTAAAACGCCAGGTTTTACAAATTGTGGCAGGAGAGTGAGGTGCTTTAGAATTTGGTTAATTGGGGTAGCGAGGATAATTAAATCTGCGTCTTTTACCGCTTCT from candidate division KSB1 bacterium encodes:
- a CDS encoding prephenate dehydrogenase/arogenate dehydrogenase family protein, with protein sequence MPRAVRKTHERAGHYRSGSWKKMAVSFEKAVIIGLGLIGGSLAAAFKRKGVLENIIGVDSEFVIRKAKEKKLINKGFEKHKLQEAVKDADLIILATPINQILKHLTLLPQFVKPGVLITDVGSTKRAIVETAGEHLPANVYFLGGHPMAGSEKTGLDHIDPFLFENAIYVLTNHSASDDLVKKYVGIIEIIGASVLFLTPAEHDEIAAVVSHLPQMLAVT